From Ptychodera flava strain L36383 chromosome 2, AS_Pfla_20210202, whole genome shotgun sequence, the proteins below share one genomic window:
- the LOC139118405 gene encoding insulin-like peptide: protein MKMASPRKMMTVALLIFALCGDGLAWDRLCGRSLADMLALVCHGRGYYTDVSRQQKSRRARETVFATQEEANGFFGVGSGRTKRRRGSGLIVVECCDKICDYSTIESYCAPWPKDIDPAKKIEGFKEGTWEEEDYHRKYHPESVEQPNANPEEPTPEPTTTDLDKSLESESRDNVDIEESRSKDKSAESEESVTENDDLKSEETNDNQDEYSREEYLGRDKGPFRKHKKAPTKKLFKEKKLSEDNKKKKSRAKSKNSTKVKPTYVSSMTTSDEETLTRPQGDEARRETDATRKTEDSSWWMVDNREFEYEGRDRHNKSKTRKGGNATKVKKARHSQQTDDSRSSAEGGNSEEMDVWHKPLTRPRGQPRRVEVTA, encoded by the exons ATGAAGATGGCGTCACCACGTAAAATGATGACAGTTGCGCTCTTAATCTTTGCGTTATGCGGCGACGGACTAGCCTGGGACCGTCTCTGTGGAAGATCTTTGGCTGACATGCTTGCCCTAGTGTGCCATGGACGAGGTTATTACACAGACGTATCAAGGCAGCAGAAAAGTCGAAGGGCTCGGGAAACAG TATTTGCAACTCAAGAAGAAGCCAACGGATTCTTTGGTGTCGGTAGCGGGCGCACTAAACGTCGGCGGGGCTCGGGCCTCATCGTCGTCGAATGTTGCGACAAAATCTGCGATTACTCGACGATTGAGAGCTACTGCGCCCCCTGGCCAAAGGACATTGACCCAGCCAAGAAAATCGAGGGCTTCAAGGAAGGCACATGGGAAGAGGAGGACTATCACCGAAAGTATCATCCGGAATCAGTCGAACAGCCGAATGCAAATCCGGAAGAGCCAACGCCCGAGCCGACGACTACAGACTTGGATAAAAGTCTCGAATCGGAGTCTAGGGATAACGTTGATATCGAGGAATCAAGGTCCAAAGATAAATCCGCAGAATCTGAGGAATCTGTGACTGAAAATGACGATTTGAAATCAGAGGAAACGAACGATAACCAAGACGAATACTCGAGAGAAGAATATTTGGGGAGAGATAAGGGGCCTTTCAGGAAGCACAAGAAGGCACCAACAAAGAAACTTTTTAAGGAGAAAAAGCTTTCGGAAGACAACAAGAAAAAAAAGTCTCGTGCCAAATCGAAAAACAGCACGAAAGTGAAACCGACGTATGTTTCATCGATGACAACAAGTGACGAGGAG ACATTAACAAGGCCTCAAGGAGACGAGGCGAGGCGTGAAACTGACGCTACAAGGAAAACCGAAGATTCATCCTGGTGGATGGTCGACAATCGTGAGTTCGAGTATGAAGGCCGCGACAGGCACAACAAATCTAAGACAAGAAAGGGCGGGAACGctaccaaagtcaaaaaggcCAGGCATTCGCAACAAACAGACGACTCTCGATCGTCGGCCGAGGGAGGTAATTCTGAGGAAATGGATGTGTGGCACAAACCACTGACCAGGCCGCGTGGACAACCAAGACGCGTCGAAGTGACTGCATAG